A part of Amycolatopsis lurida genomic DNA contains:
- a CDS encoding serine hydrolase domain-containing protein → MFRIAATAALLTFATVLSAPAAQAATPAGVFDEILPRSLAEHHIPGAAVVVVEGGKTVFSKGYGVSSVDTQAKVDPERTGFLINSVGKSIAATAAMQLVEQGKLALDADVNTYLKSFKIPETFPGRPVTLFSLLTHTAGFEDRVYRMFTPRDEKLPSLAEHLANEMPTRVRPPGDVAIYSNYGFALAGHLVELASEQSYSDYVRQHIFEPAGMKDSSVAQPTPDVPLASGYRWDGAAQVVPPANFGPEPPAGDGNVATPADMGRYLSANLVPGVFSRSLLDQLHGARFRNDRRLPAMGFGFSERYLNGLRMVEKTGDSPGFFSVLELIPEKNTGVYLAFNGGAFSGDAAAVTAEVLRAFVERLQPAAPVPAPVTLAGDVSRFEGSYTNTRLDYDSFTKVRALAGGVTVTADGDGVLTTSGLGEGTRRWTQTEPGLFTDAAGERLAFRESGGEMLLFAGDDPNSSYQRTSWLEASSTHLLILGIALLLLLGALAWWPIRAFVRRGRERNPSGARFATVAAWSAALAVLLFTGGFALLMSDLSAAAVALTSGHSPLLSVTLLLPNVVLLLTGAAVVCTALAWLRRWWTTPARITYTVVSVALVAFLGVITSYHLVGLPYLA, encoded by the coding sequence ATGTTCCGGATCGCGGCCACCGCCGCCCTGCTGACCTTCGCGACGGTCCTGAGTGCCCCCGCCGCCCAAGCCGCGACACCCGCCGGCGTCTTCGACGAGATACTTCCGCGGAGCCTTGCCGAGCATCACATCCCCGGTGCCGCCGTGGTGGTCGTCGAAGGCGGGAAGACCGTGTTCTCGAAGGGTTACGGAGTGTCCTCAGTGGACACCCAGGCCAAGGTGGACCCCGAGCGCACCGGATTCCTGATCAACTCCGTCGGCAAGTCGATCGCCGCGACCGCCGCGATGCAGCTGGTCGAACAGGGCAAGCTCGCGCTGGACGCCGACGTCAACACTTACCTGAAATCGTTCAAGATCCCCGAAACCTTCCCCGGTCGTCCGGTCACCCTGTTCTCCCTGCTGACCCACACCGCGGGTTTCGAGGACCGCGTGTACCGGATGTTCACGCCGCGGGACGAGAAACTCCCTTCGCTCGCCGAGCACCTCGCGAACGAGATGCCCACCCGCGTCCGCCCGCCCGGCGACGTCGCGATCTACTCGAACTACGGCTTCGCGCTGGCCGGGCATCTCGTGGAACTCGCGTCCGAACAGTCCTATTCGGACTACGTGCGGCAGCACATCTTCGAACCGGCGGGGATGAAGGACAGCAGCGTCGCGCAGCCCACCCCGGACGTCCCGTTGGCGAGCGGGTACCGCTGGGACGGTGCCGCACAGGTCGTCCCGCCCGCCAACTTCGGCCCCGAACCGCCCGCCGGTGACGGGAACGTCGCCACTCCGGCCGACATGGGCCGCTATCTGTCCGCGAACCTCGTGCCCGGCGTGTTCAGCCGCTCCTTGCTCGACCAGCTGCACGGCGCGCGGTTCCGCAACGACCGGCGGCTGCCCGCGATGGGGTTCGGCTTCTCCGAGCGGTATCTGAACGGCCTGCGCATGGTGGAGAAGACCGGCGACTCACCGGGGTTCTTCAGCGTGCTGGAACTGATCCCCGAGAAGAACACCGGCGTGTACCTGGCGTTCAACGGCGGCGCGTTCTCCGGCGACGCCGCCGCGGTGACCGCCGAGGTGCTCAGGGCCTTCGTCGAGCGGCTCCAGCCCGCCGCTCCCGTTCCCGCGCCCGTGACCCTCGCGGGTGATGTCTCGCGGTTCGAAGGCAGCTACACCAACACCCGGTTGGACTACGACAGCTTCACGAAGGTGCGTGCGCTCGCGGGCGGCGTCACAGTGACCGCCGATGGCGACGGCGTGCTGACGACGTCCGGCCTCGGCGAAGGAACCCGGCGATGGACACAGACGGAGCCCGGGTTGTTCACCGACGCGGCGGGTGAGCGGCTCGCGTTCCGCGAGTCCGGCGGGGAGATGCTGCTGTTCGCGGGTGACGACCCGAACTCCTCCTACCAGCGCACGTCGTGGCTCGAAGCGTCCTCCACACACTTGCTGATCCTCGGTATCGCGCTGCTGCTCCTGCTGGGCGCGCTGGCGTGGTGGCCGATCCGCGCGTTCGTCCGGCGAGGCCGTGAGCGGAACCCGTCGGGCGCCCGGTTCGCGACCGTCGCCGCCTGGTCCGCGGCCCTCGCGGTCCTGCTGTTCACAGGCGGTTTCGCCCTCCTCATGAGCGATCTGAGCGCCGCGGCCGTCGCACTGACCTCCGGGCACTCCCCCTTGCTGAGCGTCACGCTGCTCCTGCCGAACGTCGTCCTGCTCCTGACCGGCGCGGCCGTCGTCTGCACGGCGCTCGCGTGGCTCCGCCGCTGGTGGACCACCCCCGCCAGGATCACCTACACGGTGGTTTCCGTGGCCCTGGTGGCCTTCCTCGGGGTGATCACCTCCTATCACCTGGTCGGGCTGCCCTACCTCGCTTGA
- a CDS encoding MarR family winged helix-turn-helix transcriptional regulator, which translates to MSGDTHERSLASRLRLAVVRLNRRLRAQRAGDGISLTQVSALSTLHKCGALTPGQLAAKEGVQPPSMTRVIAALEEMGYVERRPHPTDGRQAIVELSDRGRAYVIEQITAREIWLDKQLAELSAEEREVLSRASEIIDRMAGN; encoded by the coding sequence ATGTCCGGAGACACGCACGAGCGCTCACTGGCGAGCCGCCTGCGTCTCGCGGTGGTGCGGCTGAATCGGCGGCTGCGGGCCCAGCGTGCCGGTGACGGCATCTCGCTGACCCAGGTGTCCGCGTTGTCGACGCTGCACAAATGCGGTGCGCTGACCCCCGGTCAGCTCGCCGCGAAGGAAGGCGTCCAGCCGCCCTCGATGACGAGGGTGATCGCCGCGCTCGAGGAGATGGGTTACGTCGAGCGCAGGCCGCATCCGACGGACGGCCGCCAGGCCATCGTCGAGTTGTCCGACCGCGGCCGGGCCTACGTGATCGAACAGATCACCGCGCGGGAGATCTGGCTGGACAAGCAATTGGCGGAGTTGAGCGCCGAAGAACGTGAAGTGCTCTCTCGCGCCTCCGAGATCATCGACAGGATGGCGGGGAACTAA
- a CDS encoding MFS transporter codes for MFSSLKVRNYRLFFTGQVISNIGTWMQRIAQDWLVFTLSGNDPIALGIAVALQFLPTLFLSLWAGVLADRVDKRRLLIGIQIAVLAQAVVLGALDLSGIAALWHVYLLCFTLGVTASLEVPARQSFVAEMVGRDKVTNAVALNSSIFNMARIVGPAIAGFAITWVGTGWLFMANAVSTGAVIAALVMMNPDKLFRGPAIPREKGQLVEGLRYVRRRSDLMTVMVLVFFVSTFGITYFTSLPIVAANVFHTNADGYGLLSTLVAVGTFTGALMSARRNTRGGPRVRLLLISAFLLGAFEVITAFMPTYLTFGLALIPLGFATITFLNTANALVQTAVSPEMRGRVMGLYVLVLIGGNPIGGPMTGWMADAFGGRSPFYIGGAVSALAAIACAVVLIRRGGVSLPVRRFGNGLRVLKRERV; via the coding sequence ATGTTCTCCTCGCTGAAGGTCCGTAACTACCGGCTCTTCTTCACCGGCCAGGTCATCTCGAACATCGGCACCTGGATGCAGCGCATCGCGCAGGACTGGCTGGTGTTCACCCTCAGCGGCAACGACCCGATCGCGCTCGGCATCGCGGTCGCCCTGCAGTTCCTGCCGACGCTGTTCCTCTCGTTGTGGGCCGGGGTGCTCGCCGACCGCGTCGACAAGCGGCGGCTGCTGATCGGCATCCAGATCGCCGTGCTGGCGCAGGCGGTCGTCCTCGGCGCGCTCGATCTGAGCGGGATCGCGGCGCTCTGGCACGTCTACCTGCTCTGTTTCACCCTCGGCGTGACGGCGTCGCTGGAAGTGCCCGCGCGGCAGTCGTTCGTCGCCGAGATGGTCGGCAGGGACAAGGTCACCAACGCCGTCGCGCTCAACTCCTCGATCTTCAACATGGCCCGGATCGTCGGCCCGGCCATCGCGGGTTTCGCGATCACCTGGGTCGGCACCGGCTGGCTGTTCATGGCGAACGCGGTGAGCACGGGCGCCGTCATCGCCGCGCTGGTGATGATGAACCCGGACAAGCTGTTCCGCGGCCCGGCCATCCCGCGCGAGAAGGGGCAGCTCGTCGAGGGGCTGCGGTACGTGCGGCGGCGCAGCGACCTGATGACCGTGATGGTGCTGGTGTTCTTCGTGAGCACGTTCGGCATCACGTACTTCACGTCGCTGCCGATCGTCGCCGCGAACGTCTTCCACACCAACGCCGATGGCTACGGCCTGCTGTCGACACTGGTCGCCGTCGGCACCTTCACCGGCGCGCTGATGTCGGCCCGCCGCAACACCCGCGGTGGTCCGCGCGTGCGGCTACTGCTGATCTCCGCGTTCCTGCTCGGCGCGTTCGAGGTGATCACCGCTTTCATGCCGACCTACCTGACCTTCGGCCTCGCGCTGATTCCGCTCGGCTTCGCCACGATCACCTTCCTGAACACGGCGAACGCGCTGGTGCAGACCGCGGTCAGCCCGGAGATGCGCGGCCGCGTGATGGGCCTGTACGTGCTGGTGCTCATCGGCGGCAACCCCATCGGCGGCCCGATGACCGGCTGGATGGCCGACGCCTTCGGCGGCCGCTCGCCGTTCTACATCGGCGGCGCGGTCTCGGCGCTCGCCGCGATAGCCTGTGCCGTCGTGCTGATTCGGCGTGGCGGGGTGAGCCTGCCGGTGCGGCGATTCGGGAACGGTCTGCGGGTGCTGAAGCGGGAGCGGGTGTGA
- a CDS encoding DUF2530 domain-containing protein, producing the protein MRPTPELPKRLTDLTPVVIVGTSLWAVATVVLFFVTDGIWVQTAFSGLVLGFIGLAIIAWQRAAARRGSKGAQDL; encoded by the coding sequence TTGCGGCCAACGCCGGAACTGCCGAAGCGGCTGACCGACCTGACGCCGGTCGTGATCGTAGGTACCTCGCTCTGGGCGGTCGCGACCGTGGTCCTGTTCTTTGTGACCGACGGCATCTGGGTGCAGACCGCGTTCTCCGGCCTCGTGCTCGGCTTCATCGGTCTCGCGATCATCGCGTGGCAGCGCGCCGCCGCCCGCCGGGGCTCGAAGGGCGCCCAGGACCTCTAG
- a CDS encoding SDR family NAD(P)-dependent oxidoreductase, whose translation MSLLSGKAVVVTGSGQGLGRAFAHHAAAQGASVVVNDVEAGLADEVASEIRDLGGLAVSHEGSVADAALAAGLIDRCVAEFGRLDGLVNNAGVNYRADPWADDPARMREVVEVNVLGPLFCGTAAAKVLREQGGGVIVNVGSGSMIGQRRAAAYSASKGAVASMTASWAADLAEHGIRVNAVAPVAWTRMARNDPTVVQTPQHTPERVAPLVTYLLSDLSAGVTGQILRFRGDILCVLRQTAIKEPVLERGIWTVEDIADAVGGELREALEPPPSARWR comes from the coding sequence ATGAGTCTTCTGAGCGGTAAAGCCGTGGTGGTCACCGGCTCCGGGCAGGGTCTGGGCAGGGCTTTCGCCCACCACGCGGCCGCACAGGGCGCGTCGGTCGTGGTGAACGACGTCGAAGCGGGGCTCGCGGACGAGGTCGCGAGCGAGATCCGCGATCTGGGCGGGCTGGCCGTGTCCCATGAGGGCTCGGTCGCCGACGCGGCGCTGGCCGCCGGGCTGATCGACCGATGCGTCGCCGAATTCGGGAGGCTCGACGGCCTGGTCAACAACGCCGGCGTCAACTACCGGGCCGACCCGTGGGCGGACGACCCGGCGCGGATGCGCGAAGTGGTCGAGGTCAACGTGCTCGGCCCGCTGTTCTGCGGGACCGCGGCGGCGAAAGTGCTGCGCGAACAGGGCGGCGGCGTGATCGTGAACGTCGGGTCCGGCTCGATGATCGGCCAGCGGCGCGCGGCCGCGTACTCGGCGTCGAAAGGCGCAGTCGCCTCCATGACCGCCTCCTGGGCGGCCGACCTGGCCGAACACGGCATCCGGGTCAACGCCGTCGCGCCGGTGGCCTGGACGCGGATGGCCCGGAACGACCCGACCGTCGTCCAGACGCCGCAGCACACCCCGGAACGGGTGGCGCCGCTGGTGACCTACCTGCTCAGCGACCTGTCGGCGGGCGTCACCGGGCAGATCCTCCGGTTCCGCGGCGACATCCTGTGCGTTCTCCGGCAGACCGCGATCAAGGAACCCGTGCTGGAGCGGGGCATCTGGACGGTCGAAGACATCGCGGACGCCGTGGGCGGGGAGCTGCGGGAGGCGCTGGAGCCGCCTCCCTCGGCGAGGTGGCGGTGA
- a CDS encoding arylamine N-acetyltransferase family protein, translating into MDVAAYLDRLGLDRPATADVAALRTLQERHLAVVPFENLSIHLGEPIVLGTEALFDKIVLRRRGGFCYELNGLFAALLQELGFDAGLRPAKVFRPDGTLGPPFDHAVVQVELDEPWLADVGFGRFSRFPLRLSATEAQADPEGEFLFLDAPHGDIDVLLDGAPQYRIERRPRDLDEFVPTAFWQSTSPESPFTRGPTCSLPAKHGRVTLARDKLIVTTHGVREETRLSGDQEILDAYRKEFGIELDRVP; encoded by the coding sequence ATGGACGTCGCCGCATACCTCGACCGACTCGGGCTCGACCGTCCCGCCACCGCGGACGTCGCCGCGCTGCGGACGCTGCAGGAACGCCACCTCGCGGTGGTCCCGTTCGAGAACCTGAGCATCCACCTCGGCGAACCGATCGTCCTGGGCACCGAGGCGCTGTTCGACAAGATCGTGCTCCGGCGCCGTGGTGGCTTCTGTTACGAGCTGAACGGGCTCTTCGCCGCCTTGCTCCAGGAGCTGGGGTTCGACGCCGGGTTGAGGCCGGCGAAGGTGTTCCGGCCGGACGGCACCCTCGGGCCGCCGTTCGATCACGCGGTCGTCCAGGTCGAGCTGGATGAACCGTGGCTGGCCGACGTCGGCTTCGGCCGGTTCAGCCGGTTCCCGCTGCGGCTGTCCGCCACCGAGGCGCAGGCCGACCCGGAGGGCGAGTTCCTGTTCCTCGACGCACCCCACGGCGACATCGACGTCTTGCTCGACGGTGCTCCCCAGTACCGGATCGAGCGACGGCCGCGGGACCTGGACGAGTTCGTCCCGACGGCGTTCTGGCAGTCGACGTCACCGGAGTCGCCTTTCACGCGGGGGCCGACCTGCTCGCTGCCGGCTAAGCACGGCCGGGTCACGCTGGCGCGTGACAAGCTGATCGTCACCACCCACGGCGTCCGCGAGGAGACCCGGCTTTCGGGTGATCAGGAGATCCTGGACGCCTACCGGAAGGAGTTCGGGATCGAACTCGACCGGGTGCCTTGA
- a CDS encoding NCS2 family permease — translation MAEQRTRSTLDRFFKISERGSTPGREIRGGVVTFFTMAYIVVLNPLILGSFSADDAGAHKDVLGNILPVPQVAAVTALVAGVLTIVMGLVANYPFAIATGLGINSLIAVTFASQMSWPEAMGLVVIEGLVIVLLVFAGIRTAVFNAVPPPLKSAIAVGIGLFICLIGLVDAGFVRRVPDDAKTTVPVGLGINGSIASWPTLVFVVGLLITGILVAKRVKGAILIGVLASTVLAIVIEAITKVGPSKGVNPQGWNLGYPALPDQVLGVPDLSLLGDISFGAWTRLPIITVVLLVFTLVLADFFDTMGSMTGLAKEGGLLPPDGKLPNVGKALFVDGTAAVAGGFASSSSNTVFVESASGIAEGARTGLANVVTGVLFIAAMFLTPLYQVVPVEAAAPALVVVGALMMSQVKEIDFADFTVALPAFLTIVVMPFTYSIANGIGAGFVSYVVIRAVTGKAKGVHPLMWGIAVMFVAYFAVGPIQAAFS, via the coding sequence ATGGCGGAGCAGCGCACCCGGTCCACACTGGACCGGTTCTTCAAGATCAGCGAGCGCGGCTCGACACCGGGGCGGGAGATCCGCGGCGGGGTCGTCACCTTCTTCACGATGGCCTACATCGTGGTCCTGAACCCGCTGATCCTCGGCAGCTTCTCCGCCGACGACGCGGGCGCGCACAAGGACGTCCTCGGCAACATCCTCCCTGTCCCCCAGGTCGCCGCGGTCACCGCGCTGGTCGCCGGAGTGCTGACCATCGTCATGGGGCTGGTCGCGAACTACCCGTTCGCCATCGCCACCGGCCTCGGCATCAACAGCCTGATCGCGGTCACCTTCGCCTCCCAGATGAGCTGGCCCGAGGCGATGGGCCTGGTGGTGATCGAGGGCCTGGTCATCGTCCTGCTGGTCTTCGCCGGTATCCGGACGGCGGTGTTCAACGCCGTGCCGCCGCCGCTGAAATCCGCGATCGCGGTCGGCATCGGCCTGTTCATCTGCCTGATCGGCCTGGTCGACGCCGGCTTCGTCCGCCGCGTCCCGGACGACGCGAAGACCACCGTGCCGGTCGGGCTGGGCATCAACGGTTCGATCGCGTCGTGGCCGACGCTGGTGTTCGTCGTCGGCCTGCTCATCACCGGCATCCTGGTGGCGAAGCGGGTCAAGGGCGCGATCCTGATCGGTGTCCTCGCCTCGACCGTGCTGGCGATCGTCATCGAGGCGATCACCAAGGTCGGCCCGTCGAAGGGCGTCAACCCGCAGGGCTGGAACCTCGGCTACCCGGCGCTGCCCGATCAGGTCCTCGGCGTGCCGGACCTCTCGCTGCTCGGTGACATCTCCTTCGGCGCCTGGACGCGACTGCCGATCATCACCGTCGTGCTGCTGGTGTTCACCCTGGTGCTGGCGGACTTCTTCGACACCATGGGCTCGATGACCGGCCTGGCGAAGGAGGGCGGCCTCCTCCCGCCGGACGGCAAACTTCCGAATGTCGGCAAGGCGCTGTTCGTCGACGGCACCGCCGCGGTGGCGGGAGGGTTCGCGTCTTCGAGTTCGAACACCGTGTTCGTCGAATCCGCGTCCGGCATCGCCGAGGGCGCCAGGACCGGGCTCGCTAACGTCGTCACCGGGGTGCTCTTCATCGCGGCCATGTTCCTGACCCCGCTCTATCAGGTCGTCCCGGTCGAGGCCGCCGCGCCGGCGCTGGTCGTCGTCGGCGCGCTGATGATGAGCCAGGTCAAGGAGATCGACTTCGCCGACTTCACCGTCGCGCTGCCCGCGTTCCTGACCATCGTGGTCATGCCGTTCACCTACTCGATCGCGAACGGCATCGGCGCCGGCTTCGTCAGCTACGTCGTCATCCGCGCGGTCACCGGCAAGGCCAAGGGTGTGCACCCGCTGATGTGGGGTATCGCGGTGATGTTCGTGGCCTACTTCGCGGTCGGCCCCATCCAAGCCGCGTTCAGCTGA
- a CDS encoding superoxide dismutase, with the protein MARYVLPDLDYDYSALAPHISGEINELHHSKHHATYVKGANDTLDKIAEAREAGNFGDIVGLQTTLAFHLAGHANHVVWWKILSPEGGDKPTGELASAIDEAFGSFDKFKAQFTAVATTIQGNGWAALSWDPIGKTLITQQLRDHHNNLVLPTTPILLVDVWEHAFYLDYKNVKPDYVKALWNIFNWAEISKRFDNAVAGGNGLLLG; encoded by the coding sequence ATGGCCCGCTACGTGCTCCCCGATCTCGACTATGACTACAGCGCTCTGGCGCCGCACATCTCGGGCGAGATCAACGAGCTGCACCACAGCAAGCACCACGCGACCTACGTCAAGGGCGCGAACGACACGCTCGACAAGATCGCCGAGGCCCGCGAGGCCGGCAACTTCGGCGACATCGTCGGCCTGCAGACCACGCTGGCGTTCCACCTCGCCGGGCACGCCAACCACGTCGTGTGGTGGAAGATCCTCTCCCCGGAAGGCGGCGACAAGCCGACCGGCGAGCTGGCCTCCGCGATCGACGAGGCGTTCGGCTCCTTCGACAAGTTCAAGGCGCAGTTCACCGCGGTCGCCACCACGATCCAGGGCAACGGCTGGGCCGCGCTCTCCTGGGACCCGATCGGCAAGACGCTGATCACCCAGCAGCTGCGTGACCACCACAACAACCTGGTCCTGCCGACCACGCCGATCCTGCTGGTCGACGTGTGGGAGCACGCGTTCTACCTGGACTACAAGAACGTGAAGCCGGACTACGTCAAGGCGCTCTGGAACATCTTCAACTGGGCCGAGATCTCCAAGCGGTTCGACAACGCCGTCGCCGGTGGCAACGGCCTGCTGCTCGGCTGA
- a CDS encoding sacsin N-terminal ATP-binding-like domain-containing protein has translation MSTDPFGTERLRAAVLRAWADSPTRFTEDTNTENDLRVGGYRDRLFVELAQNAADAALAAGERGTLRVSVVDGELRFANTGAPLDARGVESLASLRASGKGEETVGRFGVGFAAVLTVSAEPRIVSVTGGVAFSAERTRAEAGRTGDVPVLRLPWPVAEAEPPVPEGFSTEVRLPLREGVDGQALLAELKNDIGDLLLTLSWIESIEVEGGVWRRSELGDGVVELVSPDGSEHWQVHRGDVVWAVPLDGSGSPRPLGEDVLHAPTPTDDELSLPARLIATLPIEPSRRRALPGPELTAALKNAAREYVELVRSLPGMERLALVPGAGFPRSTVDGTLREAILENLADSPWLPAQSGDDLPGRRARVLSVDVPGLAPLLADLVPGLTSLSGVDLRAVGAQSLSPAEAIDLLTGAQREPSWWRSLYDVLLPALEAHDLTKDDLGALPVPMSDGRTLPGVRDALLVGGSAELLELLSDVDIIGLRLVHPAAAHPLLERLGAKHAEAGDLLEADALSAAVERSVEDVRSGLDGMALAGAVLRLIAEVGDEAPDWAGALALPSEDGWRRADELVLPASPLGDIFDPEVFEEDGALSVLDEEFAEDWPVATLVAVGVLDSFAIITDDEPLEPEHGLPDEHDWWDSLERPPSRVLAVRDLDLVADDAWPEALRLLAARPETWRALTEPGGHTGWWLARYALLDGHAPLDWRMPEASALAGLYDVVPDSGLSKEILLAAGVRTELGTDAEDVEDLLERLGDPERTVSPGLASRAHAALAEYTVDVAAPDRVRAADGSAVDARDAVVLDVPWFAAVLAPERMVVAASGAAALAELLDLPVASGLDAKVTEDGEFVPWTKLSALRLAADQLGVELPEGGVLLHEALTVTFEDAEHEVAWWSDGRLHAADTLEGLGRAFAWATDRWADRHVLTALLDDPSPSALLN, from the coding sequence GTGAGCACTGACCCGTTCGGCACCGAGCGGCTCCGCGCCGCCGTCCTGCGGGCGTGGGCGGATTCGCCGACGAGGTTCACCGAGGACACGAACACCGAGAACGACCTGCGGGTCGGCGGCTATCGTGACCGGCTGTTCGTCGAGCTGGCGCAGAACGCCGCGGATGCCGCCCTTGCCGCCGGTGAACGCGGCACGCTCCGGGTGTCCGTTGTGGACGGTGAGCTGAGGTTCGCCAATACGGGCGCGCCCTTGGACGCCCGCGGTGTCGAATCGCTTGCCTCCCTTCGCGCTTCCGGCAAGGGGGAGGAGACCGTCGGCCGCTTCGGCGTCGGGTTCGCCGCCGTGCTCACGGTTTCCGCCGAGCCGAGGATCGTTTCGGTGACCGGTGGCGTCGCCTTCTCCGCGGAACGCACGCGGGCCGAAGCCGGCCGCACCGGTGACGTTCCGGTGCTCCGGCTTCCGTGGCCCGTCGCCGAAGCCGAACCTCCCGTGCCCGAAGGCTTCAGCACCGAGGTCCGGCTTCCGCTGCGCGAGGGCGTCGACGGCCAGGCCCTGCTGGCGGAGCTGAAGAACGACATCGGTGATCTTCTGCTCACCCTGTCCTGGATCGAAAGCATCGAGGTCGAGGGCGGTGTCTGGCGCCGATCCGAGCTGGGCGACGGGGTCGTCGAGCTCGTGTCGCCGGACGGTTCCGAGCACTGGCAGGTCCATCGCGGTGACGTCGTCTGGGCCGTCCCGCTGGACGGTTCCGGTTCGCCCCGGCCGCTCGGCGAAGACGTCCTGCACGCGCCGACCCCGACCGATGACGAGCTTTCCCTGCCTGCCAGGCTCATCGCGACATTGCCGATCGAGCCGTCCCGCCGCCGCGCGCTGCCGGGTCCGGAGCTGACGGCGGCGCTGAAGAACGCCGCGCGGGAGTACGTCGAACTCGTCCGTTCCTTGCCGGGCATGGAACGTCTGGCGCTCGTACCCGGCGCGGGCTTCCCGCGTTCCACTGTGGACGGAACGCTGCGAGAGGCCATCCTCGAGAATCTCGCCGACTCGCCCTGGCTTCCCGCGCAATCGGGTGACGACTTGCCGGGGCGTCGGGCGCGTGTCCTGTCGGTGGACGTGCCGGGGCTGGCGCCGTTGCTGGCGGACCTCGTGCCCGGGCTGACTTCACTGTCCGGTGTGGACCTTCGCGCCGTCGGCGCGCAGTCGCTTTCGCCCGCCGAGGCCATCGATCTGCTGACCGGGGCGCAGCGCGAGCCCTCGTGGTGGCGTTCGCTCTACGACGTGCTGCTCCCGGCGCTCGAAGCGCACGACCTGACCAAGGACGATCTCGGCGCGTTGCCGGTGCCGATGTCGGACGGCCGTACCTTGCCGGGCGTTCGCGACGCACTGCTCGTCGGCGGCTCGGCGGAACTGCTCGAACTTCTGTCCGATGTGGACATCATCGGCCTGCGACTCGTGCACCCGGCCGCGGCGCATCCGTTGCTGGAACGCTTGGGAGCCAAGCACGCCGAGGCGGGTGACCTGCTCGAAGCCGACGCGCTGAGCGCCGCCGTCGAACGCAGCGTCGAAGACGTCCGGTCCGGTTTGGACGGTATGGCCCTCGCGGGCGCGGTGCTCCGCCTGATCGCCGAGGTCGGCGACGAGGCCCCCGATTGGGCGGGTGCGCTGGCCCTGCCGAGCGAGGACGGCTGGCGGCGCGCGGACGAACTCGTCCTGCCCGCGTCGCCGCTGGGCGACATCTTCGATCCCGAGGTGTTCGAAGAAGACGGCGCCTTGTCGGTACTGGACGAGGAATTCGCCGAGGATTGGCCGGTGGCCACGCTCGTCGCGGTCGGCGTCCTGGACTCCTTCGCGATCATCACCGACGACGAACCGCTGGAACCCGAGCACGGTCTGCCCGACGAGCACGACTGGTGGGATTCCCTGGAGCGTCCGCCGTCGCGGGTGCTGGCCGTGCGCGATCTCGATCTCGTCGCCGACGACGCCTGGCCGGAGGCGCTGCGGTTGCTCGCGGCGCGTCCCGAAACCTGGCGTGCCCTCACCGAACCCGGCGGGCACACCGGCTGGTGGCTCGCGCGGTACGCGCTCCTGGACGGGCACGCGCCGCTCGATTGGCGGATGCCGGAGGCGTCCGCGCTGGCCGGGCTTTACGACGTCGTCCCGGATTCGGGGCTGAGCAAGGAGATCCTGCTCGCCGCCGGGGTTCGGACGGAGTTGGGGACGGACGCCGAAGACGTCGAAGATCTCTTGGAGCGGCTGGGTGATCCCGAGCGCACGGTGAGTCCTGGACTCGCTTCCCGGGCACACGCGGCCCTCGCGGAGTACACAGTGGACGTTGCCGCGCCGGATCGCGTCCGCGCCGCGGACGGCTCGGCCGTCGACGCTCGCGACGCCGTCGTGCTCGACGTGCCGTGGTTCGCGGCCGTGCTGGCGCCGGAGCGGATGGTCGTCGCGGCGAGCGGTGCCGCCGCACTGGCGGAACTGCTGGACCTGCCGGTGGCGAGCGGTCTCGACGCCAAGGTCACCGAAGACGGCGAGTTCGTGCCGTGGACGAAGCTGTCCGCGCTCCGGCTGGCCGCCGATCAGCTGGGCGTCGAACTGCCCGAGGGCGGGGTGCTGCTGCACGAGGCGCTGACGGTGACCTTCGAGGACGCGGAGCACGAGGTCGCCTGGTGGTCCGACGGCAGGCTGCACGCCGCCGACACCCTTGAAGGCCTCGGCCGGGCCTTCGCCTGGGCCACCGACCGTTGGGCCGACCGGCACGTCCTGACGGCCCTGCTCGACGACCCCTCGCCTTCCGCCCTCCTGAACTGA